In Reichenbachiella agarivorans, one genomic interval encodes:
- a CDS encoding ABC transporter permease, which translates to MNSLIKLEWIKNKANPTFWILMAVYIAATYVILSTGTILMNATYEFTSNQETQDFPQITIYDFPGIWHNMSYIGSFVRILLAIIVIVNISNEISYRTLRQNIIDGLSVESFLKSKLIFIVLLATVATITLFVISMYFGLTYSITQEVDTMFSNLDFIGAYFIEIFGYLCFALFITLWIKKSGMSIMFVLAYSILFEPFFGWVILGSDGWLINLLPINALDNLIQSPINLMDPDAVQETVEMGELGIALAWIIGFIGLAYFMLTKRDL; encoded by the coding sequence ATGAATAGTCTTATCAAACTCGAATGGATAAAAAACAAAGCCAATCCCACATTTTGGATACTGATGGCGGTGTACATCGCAGCTACCTACGTCATCCTATCTACAGGCACTATTTTGATGAATGCCACTTACGAATTTACCTCCAATCAGGAAACGCAAGATTTCCCGCAGATCACCATCTACGACTTCCCAGGTATCTGGCACAACATGAGCTACATTGGATCCTTCGTCAGGATACTACTAGCCATCATCGTCATTGTCAACATCAGCAATGAGATCTCTTACCGCACACTGCGTCAAAATATCATAGACGGCCTAAGTGTTGAATCTTTTTTAAAATCAAAATTGATCTTCATCGTCCTACTAGCTACAGTAGCGACAATCACACTTTTTGTAATCAGTATGTACTTCGGACTCACCTATTCTATCACACAAGAAGTTGACACCATGTTTTCTAATCTAGATTTTATAGGAGCTTATTTTATAGAGATTTTTGGATACTTATGCTTTGCATTGTTCATCACGCTTTGGATCAAAAAATCTGGAATGAGTATCATGTTTGTTCTCGCATACAGCATTCTTTTTGAGCCTTTCTTTGGCTGGGTCATATTGGGCAGTGATGGATGGCTCATCAACCTGCTTCCTATCAACGCTTTGGATAATTTAATCCAATCTCCCATCAATTTGATGGATCCAGATGCAGTACAAGAGACTGTCGAGATGGGCGAACTGGGCATTGCCTTGGCATGGATTATTGGTTTCATTGGGTTGGCCTATTTTATGTTGACCAAAAGAGATTTGTAA
- the dnaX gene encoding DNA polymerase III subunit gamma/tau translates to MENFVVSARKYRPLGFDEVVGQGHITTTLKNAIDNNHLAQALLFCGPRGVGKTTCARILARMVNKFDDPDNISAVNALNIYELDAASNNSVEDIRNLIDQVRYPPQQGTFKVYIIDEVHMLSNQAFNAFLKTLEEPPSYAIFILATTEKHKVIPTILSRCQIFDFNRIEIDDITYQLKKIASSEGIEAEEEALHLIAQKADGALRDALSIFDLIVTFSSGNKVTYQDTIKNLHVLDYDYFFKLTDSLYNEEVSSALLIYDEILRNGFDGHNFVVGLTEHFRNLMVCKDPETVKLLNVSKSIEQKYIEQAKATSLSFLMSGLNILNQADLQYKSSKNQRLHVELALMKLGYLKQAFQLANGQESPLKKKVMTAN, encoded by the coding sequence ATGGAGAATTTCGTGGTATCGGCGAGAAAATACAGACCTTTAGGCTTTGATGAAGTGGTGGGACAAGGCCACATCACGACCACACTTAAAAATGCCATAGACAACAATCACTTGGCTCAGGCCTTGTTATTTTGTGGTCCTCGTGGAGTAGGAAAAACAACCTGCGCAAGGATTTTGGCACGAATGGTCAACAAATTTGATGATCCAGACAACATCTCGGCAGTCAATGCGCTGAACATCTATGAACTAGATGCCGCCTCCAACAACTCCGTGGAAGACATTAGAAACCTGATTGATCAGGTACGATACCCTCCTCAACAGGGTACTTTCAAAGTATATATCATAGATGAGGTTCACATGCTGTCCAACCAAGCCTTCAATGCTTTTTTGAAGACCTTGGAGGAGCCGCCATCTTATGCGATTTTCATCCTAGCAACTACTGAAAAACACAAAGTTATCCCTACGATCCTATCAAGATGCCAAATTTTTGACTTCAACAGGATAGAAATCGATGACATCACCTACCAGCTGAAAAAAATCGCAAGCAGCGAAGGAATTGAAGCTGAGGAAGAAGCATTGCACCTGATTGCTCAAAAGGCAGACGGTGCGCTGAGGGATGCCTTGTCCATATTTGACTTGATCGTCACCTTCTCATCAGGCAACAAAGTCACCTATCAAGACACGATCAAGAATCTCCATGTACTAGACTATGATTACTTCTTCAAATTGACAGACAGTCTGTACAACGAGGAAGTATCGTCTGCACTATTGATCTATGACGAGATATTGAGGAATGGATTTGATGGGCACAATTTTGTAGTGGGGCTCACCGAGCATTTTAGAAACTTGATGGTCTGCAAAGACCCAGAAACTGTCAAATTGCTCAACGTATCTAAAAGCATCGAGCAGAAATACATCGAACAAGCCAAAGCAACCAGTTTGTCTTTCTTGATGTCTGGACTCAATATCCTCAATCAGGCAGACCTGCAATACAAATCTAGCAAGAATCAGAGATTGCATGTAGAATTGGCATTGATGAAATTGGGCTACCTCAAACAAGCATTCCAATTGGCCAACGGACAGGAGTCGCCACTAAAAAAAAAAGTGATGACGGCAAATTAG
- a CDS encoding deoxynucleoside kinase, producing the protein MIKHIAIAGNIGAGKTTLTKMLAKHYGWEVELEEVDNNPYLEDFYKDMARWSFHLQIYFLNSRFGQVHQIAKKDRPVIQDRTIYEDAYIFAKSLYDQGYFSPRDYENYLALFKSMIKYVKPPDLLIYLRCDIDHLVRNIEKRGREYEKTIRIDYLRELKEHYETWIQNYDEGKLLIIDVNKLNFVDKQEDFAQIVSNLDRELFGLFS; encoded by the coding sequence ATGATCAAACACATCGCCATAGCCGGAAACATCGGAGCAGGCAAGACAACGCTTACCAAAATGCTTGCCAAACACTATGGTTGGGAAGTAGAACTCGAAGAAGTAGACAACAACCCCTACCTGGAGGATTTTTACAAAGACATGGCGCGCTGGTCCTTTCATTTACAAATCTACTTCCTCAACAGTAGGTTTGGTCAGGTTCACCAAATTGCCAAAAAAGACAGGCCTGTAATCCAAGACCGTACGATCTACGAAGACGCCTATATTTTCGCCAAGAGCCTCTATGATCAAGGCTATTTTAGTCCCAGAGATTACGAAAACTATTTGGCACTTTTCAAGTCTATGATCAAATATGTCAAGCCGCCAGACCTGCTTATCTACCTGCGCTGTGACATTGATCATTTGGTTCGCAACATTGAAAAAAGAGGGCGAGAATACGAAAAAACAATTCGAATCGACTACCTCAGAGAGCTCAAAGAGCACTATGAAACATGGATCCAAAACTACGATGAAGGCAAGTTGCTAATCATAGATGTCAACAAACTCAACTTCGTAGACAAACAGGAAGATTTTGCACAGATAGTATCCAATCTTGACAGAGAACTCTTCGGTTTATTTAGCTAG
- a CDS encoding LysM peptidoglycan-binding domain-containing protein, protein MRYLIACWALLWGLNASAEDLISPNVPSSMEFAGMKLKITESARRDIQKDVDMLTQSEKYFEIKADRARLYFPIIEETLRKENVPEDFKYLSIQESALISDAVSSSNAVGFWQFKDFTGREVGLRIDRDVDERLNIVASTIGAAKYFKRHNFYFNNWIYTLLAHMTGRGGAAKYVDQSQFGANKMTIDRDTHWYVKRCLAHKIAFGSVMEKKHSEGMRLMQYDRGAGMSLSKIANELNVDETELRQYNKWLKSGKVPGEKTYIVIVPIRGKMKPIEKIGGGVDDSMIVKSGSDKDSGREQTSFEKVFPSLSKTLNTDKSIFVKINGLPTILAKSGDNVTSVASKVNLDPARFAKYNDLKVTDRLTEGEIYYLRSKRNRGLTYYYTAQRGETLWEVSQKFGIKLKQLAKLNRMSVTDRLQPGRVMWLRQRRPSDVPVEIRELPAAPVDETIPVKELKQVEEPKPAQSPVQLQEVSESAVDEVVIQKPAQTEKEELPVFMEMEDSPELIDEKPRVVKEEKASYFTHTVNKGETLYSISKKYGVSVEDIKEWNDMQSGGLSIGQSLVIHGEGRPFELAPAQVDFHVVGPGDTMYSISKKYGISIDKLLTINQKDNFALSIGERIRVKE, encoded by the coding sequence ATGAGATATTTGATTGCCTGTTGGGCATTGTTGTGGGGATTGAATGCAAGTGCGGAGGATTTAATTAGTCCCAATGTGCCTTCTTCCATGGAGTTTGCGGGAATGAAATTGAAGATCACCGAAAGTGCCAGGAGGGATATTCAGAAGGATGTAGACATGCTCACGCAGAGTGAAAAATATTTTGAAATCAAAGCGGACCGAGCCAGGTTGTACTTTCCCATCATAGAAGAAACCCTTCGCAAAGAAAATGTACCAGAAGATTTTAAATACCTTTCTATCCAAGAGAGTGCGTTGATCTCAGATGCAGTTTCTTCATCCAATGCAGTTGGTTTTTGGCAGTTCAAGGACTTTACAGGGCGCGAAGTGGGTTTGCGTATTGATAGAGATGTGGACGAGCGACTCAATATTGTCGCTTCGACCATAGGAGCAGCCAAGTATTTCAAAAGACACAATTTTTATTTCAACAATTGGATATACACCTTGTTGGCACACATGACCGGGCGAGGAGGAGCGGCCAAATATGTAGATCAGTCACAATTCGGAGCGAATAAGATGACCATAGACCGCGATACCCATTGGTATGTCAAGCGTTGTCTGGCGCACAAGATCGCTTTTGGTAGTGTGATGGAAAAGAAGCACAGTGAAGGCATGCGGTTGATGCAGTACGATCGAGGTGCAGGTATGAGTTTGTCTAAAATAGCGAATGAACTCAATGTGGATGAGACGGAATTGCGTCAGTACAACAAGTGGCTCAAATCTGGGAAGGTACCAGGAGAAAAGACCTACATCGTGATTGTTCCTATCAGAGGCAAAATGAAGCCCATAGAAAAGATCGGCGGTGGCGTAGATGATAGTATGATTGTCAAATCTGGGTCTGACAAGGACTCAGGACGTGAACAAACTTCATTTGAAAAGGTCTTCCCATCCCTCAGCAAGACACTCAATACAGATAAGAGCATCTTTGTGAAAATCAATGGCTTGCCTACAATATTGGCTAAGTCGGGAGACAATGTCACCTCGGTGGCTAGCAAAGTCAATCTGGATCCAGCTCGTTTTGCCAAATACAATGATCTCAAGGTCACAGACAGGTTGACTGAGGGAGAGATTTATTACCTCAGATCAAAAAGAAATAGAGGCCTGACTTATTACTACACTGCGCAGCGCGGAGAGACACTCTGGGAGGTGTCACAAAAATTTGGGATCAAGCTCAAGCAACTCGCCAAACTGAACCGCATGTCGGTGACTGATCGATTGCAACCAGGCCGTGTGATGTGGCTCAGACAACGAAGGCCGTCTGACGTACCCGTAGAAATCAGAGAATTGCCTGCTGCACCCGTAGATGAAACGATTCCAGTGAAAGAATTGAAACAAGTTGAGGAGCCTAAACCCGCTCAATCACCTGTGCAGCTGCAAGAAGTTTCTGAAAGCGCTGTGGATGAGGTAGTGATACAAAAGCCAGCGCAAACAGAAAAGGAGGAGCTACCAGTATTCATGGAAATGGAGGATAGTCCAGAGTTGATAGATGAAAAACCCAGGGTTGTAAAAGAGGAGAAGGCTTCCTATTTCACGCATACGGTCAATAAGGGAGAAACGCTCTATTCGATTTCTAAAAAATATGGTGTATCTGTCGAGGATATCAAAGAATGGAATGACATGCAGAGTGGAGGACTAAGCATAGGCCAATCACTGGTGATACATGGAGAGGGACGACCGTTCGAATTGGCGCCTGCTCAGGTGGATTTTCATGTCGTAGGACCAGGTGATACTATGTATAGTATCTCAAAGAAATATGGTATTTCGATAGATAAGTTGCTTACTATTAATCAAAAAGATAATTTTGCACTTTCGATAGGCGAGAGAATAAGAGTAAAGGAATAG
- a CDS encoding dipeptidyl peptidase 3: MKHYIYIPMICLLIYGCQPKESSKVQETPETEEFKYWTEQFADLKIYRYQLPNFDQLSLDQKKLVYYLAQAGLCGRDIIYDQNYRHNLTIRKTLENIINQYEGDTTNQNWKSLMEYTKRIWFANGIHHHYSMSKIMPEFSSEYFDSLLLATNQELNEEVLSAIFDPAVDNKKVNLDESKGLLLGSATNFYAPDITADEVDQFYTDIIDKNTDEPISYGLNSKLIRNQEGQLEEIVWKSGGLYGSAIDQIIYWLEKASTVAENEAQKKALDLLIAYYQTGDLKTWDEYNVVWAGATEGDIDYINSFIEVYNDPKGYRGSFESIVQIKDFDASERMQVLSHNAQWFEDNSPIMEEHKKSNVVGVSYKVVNVASESGDASPSTPIGVNLPNANWIRSKHGSKSVSLGNIIDAYTQGSGSGLVEEFAFTEEEVARTKKYGVLGDKMHTALHEVIGHASGQLNPGVGTPAETLKNYASTLEEGRADLVGLYYLLDPKLVELGLIPSLEVGKEEYDSYIRNGLLIQLRRLKPGEDIEEAHMRNRAWVSNWAFEQGLPGRVIEKVLKEGKTYYKINDYQELRMIFGRLLRETQRIKSEGDYEAAKALVENYGVKVDPVIHAEVLSRAEKLNIAPYGGFINPELIPVTDTAGNITDVTVAYPEDFTEQMLYYAKHYSFL; encoded by the coding sequence ATGAAACATTACATCTACATTCCCATGATATGCCTGCTCATCTATGGATGTCAGCCAAAAGAAAGTTCCAAAGTACAAGAAACACCAGAGACTGAAGAATTCAAGTATTGGACGGAGCAGTTTGCCGACCTGAAAATCTACCGCTATCAGCTTCCTAATTTTGATCAACTGAGCCTCGACCAAAAGAAACTTGTTTATTATTTGGCACAGGCGGGACTCTGTGGCAGAGACATCATTTATGATCAAAACTACCGACACAACCTGACCATCCGCAAAACACTGGAAAACATCATCAATCAGTACGAGGGAGACACCACCAACCAAAACTGGAAATCCCTCATGGAATATACCAAGCGAATATGGTTTGCCAATGGCATCCATCACCACTATTCGATGAGTAAAATCATGCCTGAGTTCTCGTCCGAGTATTTTGACAGCTTGTTGCTCGCTACGAATCAAGAACTCAATGAGGAAGTTCTTTCTGCCATCTTTGATCCTGCGGTAGATAATAAAAAGGTAAACTTGGATGAAAGCAAAGGTTTGCTACTTGGTTCAGCGACGAATTTTTATGCCCCAGACATCACTGCCGATGAAGTAGACCAGTTTTACACGGACATAATCGACAAGAACACAGACGAACCCATCTCCTATGGTTTGAATTCCAAGTTGATCAGAAACCAAGAAGGACAGCTGGAAGAAATCGTTTGGAAATCGGGGGGATTGTATGGATCCGCCATCGACCAAATCATCTATTGGTTGGAAAAAGCCAGTACAGTCGCCGAAAATGAAGCACAAAAGAAGGCGCTGGACTTGTTGATTGCCTATTACCAAACTGGGGATTTGAAAACATGGGATGAGTACAATGTCGTGTGGGCAGGTGCTACCGAAGGTGACATTGACTACATCAACAGTTTCATCGAAGTGTACAATGACCCCAAAGGTTACAGAGGTTCGTTTGAATCCATCGTTCAGATCAAGGATTTTGATGCATCAGAACGCATGCAGGTTCTCTCTCACAATGCGCAGTGGTTTGAAGACAACTCTCCCATCATGGAAGAACACAAAAAGAGCAATGTGGTAGGTGTGAGCTACAAAGTAGTGAATGTCGCCAGTGAGTCTGGAGATGCCAGCCCATCCACTCCTATCGGTGTAAATCTACCCAACGCCAACTGGATCAGAAGCAAACACGGCTCAAAATCAGTAAGCCTAGGCAACATCATAGATGCCTATACACAAGGCAGTGGCTCTGGGTTGGTAGAAGAGTTTGCCTTCACAGAAGAAGAGGTCGCCAGAACCAAAAAATATGGTGTACTGGGAGACAAAATGCACACCGCACTGCATGAAGTCATCGGTCATGCATCAGGACAGTTGAATCCTGGTGTAGGTACACCCGCAGAAACTTTAAAAAATTACGCCTCTACCCTAGAAGAAGGTCGTGCAGATCTAGTGGGTCTGTATTACCTACTCGACCCAAAACTGGTTGAGTTGGGATTAATCCCTAGTTTAGAAGTAGGTAAAGAAGAATATGACAGCTACATCCGAAACGGCCTGCTCATACAGCTGCGCAGATTGAAACCCGGTGAAGACATCGAAGAAGCCCACATGCGCAACAGAGCCTGGGTATCCAATTGGGCATTCGAACAAGGTCTCCCAGGACGAGTGATAGAAAAAGTATTGAAAGAGGGCAAAACCTATTATAAAATCAACGACTATCAGGAGCTACGTATGATCTTTGGCAGATTGCTCAGAGAAACCCAGCGTATCAAGTCTGAAGGAGATTATGAAGCGGCAAAGGCTTTGGTAGAAAACTATGGCGTAAAAGTAGACC
- a CDS encoding SIMPL domain-containing protein, translating to MKTYTLALALLMIGFVSLGQEQSMIHVSGQAELSVNPEIVVFNYSVHSNHKNYETAVNQLNTRVNSLLSDLKKAGFASEEIKTSHFNIRKSKIYNKGQEAGDEYIATQSLVVKFTFDKKKMLSSLNQTTEEASAPNLSISFELSDAQKKKTQESLMIAAMKDAKSKAQILANQEGYKVAGVKEIRHGVNTSLPPMGRNVEFAMMKTMADSGNVSQYEPTEITMSDEVNVSYLLTK from the coding sequence ATGAAAACATACACATTAGCACTAGCACTACTCATGATTGGTTTTGTCTCACTGGGACAAGAACAATCCATGATCCATGTTTCAGGTCAAGCTGAACTATCTGTCAATCCAGAGATCGTAGTATTCAACTACAGCGTCCATTCAAATCACAAAAACTATGAAACAGCTGTCAACCAGCTCAACACCCGCGTCAACAGCCTGTTGAGTGATTTGAAAAAAGCTGGATTTGCTTCGGAAGAGATCAAGACCTCTCACTTCAATATACGAAAAAGCAAAATCTACAACAAAGGTCAGGAAGCTGGTGATGAGTACATTGCTACGCAATCACTGGTCGTAAAATTCACTTTTGACAAGAAGAAAATGCTTTCTTCTCTCAACCAAACCACGGAAGAAGCGTCTGCACCCAACTTGTCTATTTCGTTTGAACTCTCAGATGCACAAAAGAAAAAAACACAGGAAAGTCTGATGATTGCCGCCATGAAGGATGCCAAATCCAAAGCACAAATTTTGGCAAATCAAGAAGGCTATAAAGTAGCTGGTGTCAAAGAAATCAGACATGGTGTAAATACCTCACTACCCCCAATGGGTAGAAATGTAGAGTTTGCCATGATGAAAACCATGGCGGATAGTGGCAATGTATCGCAATACGAACCCACAGAAATCACGATGTCTGATGAAGTCAACGTATCCTACCTTTTGACCAAGTAA
- a CDS encoding CHAT domain-containing protein yields MFIDFRTWLIVLSISFLWVYPSQSQSISSADALFVQSKYDEAYQAYHAVAETYFSNNQLDEYVGCHLKMAECLISRGKVDAGIQSAESTIQFIHKNVSDTVTWTAHARMVVGNGYLHIGRNDLAIEQLLLAEPSLVDGTLELAECFENIGIAYWNNGNQYLALQYHEKALSIRNKQKAADVLLGDSNNNIGLVRLKDQPLQSIIYFNRALTFYESDLEANRRKIALCYANIAFASAELSNYQDALQYLDKMEAIWATIHQGDHANKAFVISSRGRIYEMKGEFDQALVYQQQALKMYLNLHGEKHPDVANTYFLIGQVYQEKSDYKMAAESYQQSIYANLFDQEEVDLYSLPVIENYYNADILLSSLQAKAKALEAYHFEKTLKLRDINGALSAYILCDQLINEIRQTRINEADKLRLSVIAADVNENGISISKYLSENTFRKKHYLELAFEFAERSKAAVLLSAINDTKAKHFAGIPDSELAIEDSLKTEIDYLEQMLLQEISDEDRLAFKEKLFDYQLSLREFVKELEINYPQYYSLKYNTELASVSELQAELQADQLVLSYFVGADKLYVFSISQNKYELLEVAKGEKFENKVLGMRNAIKYRMQDSFEPISSELYGLLIPKFSSQVKEITIFPDGILSTVPFESLVSETSPTTRYLIQDVAINYDYSATLYLQKRGSFINNGKALLIAPVAFSTSFGMSDLPATKEEVREIKYLFDGNQMGVETIVDDNANEMNFKKKLESGYKYLHLATHGVVDESNPSLSRIFLAPRGDEDGSLYCGEIYNLKINADLVSLSACETGLGKISKGEGVIGLSRALKYAGAQNLMVSLWTVNDQSTSDLMISFYKNHLIHSTSSGFTRDLQKAKLEMLNSEKYSMPYYWAPFVLVGK; encoded by the coding sequence ATGTTTATAGATTTTAGAACTTGGCTCATAGTATTGAGCATTTCCTTTTTGTGGGTATATCCTTCCCAGTCCCAAAGTATTAGTAGTGCTGATGCCTTGTTTGTACAATCAAAATACGATGAAGCATACCAAGCGTATCATGCGGTGGCCGAGACATATTTTTCTAACAACCAACTGGATGAATATGTAGGCTGTCATCTCAAAATGGCTGAATGTCTCATCAGTCGAGGCAAGGTTGATGCGGGGATTCAAAGCGCAGAAAGTACCATTCAGTTTATCCATAAGAATGTAAGTGATACTGTCACTTGGACTGCCCATGCTCGTATGGTCGTAGGCAATGGCTACCTGCACATTGGACGAAATGACCTTGCTATAGAGCAGCTGTTGCTCGCCGAGCCCAGTTTGGTGGACGGTACACTCGAATTGGCGGAATGCTTCGAAAATATAGGGATTGCATATTGGAACAATGGGAATCAATACTTGGCGCTGCAGTACCACGAAAAGGCACTTTCTATCCGCAACAAACAAAAGGCAGCTGATGTGTTGTTGGGAGATTCGAACAACAATATAGGATTGGTTCGACTCAAAGACCAACCCCTACAAAGTATCATTTATTTTAACAGAGCTCTGACTTTTTACGAATCTGATTTGGAGGCCAATCGCCGTAAAATTGCGCTGTGTTATGCCAATATAGCTTTTGCCTCTGCTGAGTTGTCCAACTATCAAGATGCACTACAGTATTTGGATAAAATGGAAGCGATTTGGGCGACCATTCACCAAGGTGATCACGCCAACAAGGCTTTTGTGATCAGTAGCCGTGGGAGGATTTATGAGATGAAAGGCGAGTTTGATCAAGCACTGGTGTATCAGCAGCAGGCTTTGAAAATGTATTTGAATCTACATGGTGAGAAGCACCCAGATGTGGCGAATACTTATTTTTTGATAGGACAAGTGTATCAAGAGAAGAGCGACTACAAGATGGCAGCTGAGAGCTATCAACAATCTATCTATGCCAACCTGTTTGATCAAGAAGAAGTCGATTTGTACTCGTTGCCTGTTATTGAGAATTATTACAATGCAGACATCTTGTTGTCATCCTTACAAGCCAAAGCCAAGGCATTGGAAGCCTATCATTTTGAGAAAACATTGAAATTGAGAGACATCAATGGAGCCTTGAGTGCTTATATTCTTTGTGATCAACTGATCAATGAGATTCGTCAAACTCGTATCAATGAGGCAGATAAGTTGCGTCTGTCAGTAATAGCGGCAGATGTCAACGAAAATGGCATCAGTATTTCTAAATACCTCAGTGAAAATACATTCAGGAAGAAGCATTACTTGGAATTGGCATTTGAGTTTGCGGAACGGAGCAAGGCAGCCGTATTGTTGAGTGCTATCAACGATACCAAAGCCAAGCACTTTGCAGGTATTCCTGATTCAGAACTGGCCATAGAGGATAGTTTGAAAACAGAAATTGATTATTTGGAGCAGATGCTTTTGCAAGAGATTTCGGATGAAGACAGACTTGCTTTTAAAGAGAAGTTGTTTGACTATCAGTTGTCTCTCAGAGAGTTTGTCAAGGAATTGGAAATCAATTATCCGCAATATTATTCGCTCAAGTACAACACGGAATTGGCGTCTGTCTCAGAGTTGCAAGCCGAATTGCAAGCAGATCAATTGGTGCTATCTTATTTTGTGGGTGCAGACAAGTTGTATGTGTTTTCTATCTCCCAAAACAAATATGAATTGCTGGAAGTGGCGAAAGGTGAAAAATTCGAAAACAAAGTATTGGGGATGAGAAATGCCATCAAATACAGGATGCAAGATTCTTTTGAGCCCATTTCTTCAGAATTGTATGGGTTGTTGATTCCTAAGTTTTCTAGTCAGGTCAAAGAGATAACTATTTTTCCTGACGGTATTTTGTCCACCGTACCGTTTGAAAGCTTGGTGAGTGAGACGAGCCCTACGACCAGATACTTGATACAGGATGTGGCGATCAATTATGACTATTCAGCTACGTTGTATTTGCAGAAGAGAGGTAGTTTTATCAACAATGGCAAAGCTTTGCTCATCGCACCTGTAGCGTTTTCTACGAGCTTTGGAATGTCGGATTTGCCTGCCACCAAAGAGGAAGTACGGGAGATCAAATATTTGTTTGATGGGAATCAAATGGGGGTGGAAACGATCGTCGATGACAATGCCAACGAAATGAATTTCAAGAAGAAGCTGGAGTCTGGGTATAAATATTTGCATCTGGCCACACACGGCGTAGTAGATGAATCTAACCCCTCTTTGTCTCGGATTTTTCTCGCTCCTAGAGGAGATGAAGATGGTAGTTTGTATTGTGGTGAGATATACAACTTGAAGATCAATGCTGATTTGGTATCGCTCTCTGCATGCGAAACAGGCTTGGGTAAAATATCAAAAGGAGAAGGGGTCATTGGTTTGAGTCGTGCCTTGAAATATGCAGGAGCACAAAACCTGATGGTGTCACTTTGGACTGTCAACGATCAATCGACCTCTGATTTGATGATCTCGTTTTACAAGAATCACTTGATTCACAGTACTTCGTCAGGATTTACCAGAGATTTGCAAAAGGCCAAACTGGAAATGCTCAACTCTGAGAAGTACTCCATGCCTTACTATTGGGCACCATTCGTCTTGGTTGGGAAGTAA
- a CDS encoding response regulator: protein MGDYRCELALLIDNNATDNFAHRVAIVESHLAQQVKVVTSGKEAIAFLKKAKDKLPQLILFDVHIPVLEGQVFLHEYAGLTHFDKDDVKIVILTYKDKAAYLERLLINNEISKIEIKPLTLESCERLGELV, encoded by the coding sequence ATGGGGGATTATAGATGTGAGCTTGCGTTGCTAATCGACAACAACGCAACCGACAATTTTGCTCACAGAGTAGCGATCGTAGAGTCACATTTGGCTCAGCAAGTCAAAGTGGTGACTAGTGGAAAGGAAGCTATTGCTTTTTTAAAAAAGGCGAAGGACAAGCTGCCGCAACTTATTTTGTTTGATGTACACATTCCAGTCCTCGAAGGGCAGGTGTTCCTACATGAGTATGCTGGACTGACACATTTTGACAAGGATGATGTCAAGATTGTGATATTGACTTACAAAGACAAAGCGGCCTACTTGGAGAGATTGCTCATCAACAATGAAATTTCTAAAATAGAAATCAAACCACTGACACTTGAAAGCTGCGAGCGACTAGGGGAGTTGGTTTAG
- a CDS encoding O-methyltransferase, whose product MDFLDREIQRYTEGHSSAATPLLERIDRETHLEVMMPRMISGHVQGRILSMFSYMIRPRRILEIGTYTGYSALCLAEGMTVDGRLITVDVNEELEDRVRGYIAASDYAHQIDYYIGKGAELIPTLDETFDLVFIDADKSNYQTYFDLVLPKMRKGGFILADNVLWSGKVVEQVKPNDKDTLALIDFNKSVHDDPRVENVLMPVRDGLMILRVL is encoded by the coding sequence TTGGATTTTTTAGATAGAGAAATACAACGCTACACTGAGGGACATAGTTCTGCAGCCACTCCACTGTTGGAGCGAATAGATCGAGAGACCCACCTAGAGGTCATGATGCCGAGGATGATCTCAGGGCATGTACAGGGCAGGATTTTGTCTATGTTTTCCTACATGATTCGTCCACGTAGAATCCTCGAAATCGGTACCTACACAGGGTATTCGGCACTGTGTCTGGCAGAAGGGATGACTGTGGATGGTCGATTGATAACTGTAGATGTCAACGAAGAGTTGGAAGACCGTGTGAGGGGATACATAGCAGCTTCTGATTATGCACATCAGATTGATTATTACATTGGCAAAGGTGCAGAATTGATCCCTACCTTGGATGAGACTTTTGATTTGGTGTTTATCGATGCGGACAAGTCCAATTATCAAACTTACTTTGATTTGGTTCTGCCCAAAATGCGTAAGGGAGGATTTATATTGGCAGACAATGTGCTATGGAGTGGCAAGGTAGTCGAGCAAGTCAAACCCAATGACAAAGACACTTTAGCTTTGATTGATTTCAACAAATCTGTGCACGACGACCCCAGAGTAGAAAATGTATTGATGCCAGTGAGAGATGGCCTAATGATATTGAGAGTATTATGA